The Streptomyces sp. SS1-1 genome has a segment encoding these proteins:
- a CDS encoding ABC transporter ATP-binding protein: MKTTKDTSTAAAHGGDVRLSGISKTYGSFTAVHPLDLTVPEGSFFALLGASGCGKTTTLRMIAGLEEPSAGTVHLGDQDVTALPPYKRPVNTVFQSYALFPHLDIFENVAFGLRRRGIKSVKKQVDEMLDLVQLGEQARKKPHQLSGGQQQRVAVARALINHPKVLLLDEPLGALDLKLRRQMQLELKRIQTEVGITFVHVTHDQEEAMTMADQVAVMNAGRVEQLGSPADLYENPRTTFVANFLGSSNFIEAEIDSRGGDGLVLKAGGGKLVLPEARCSAPTATGGKVLVGVRPEKISVTHADEAGEIPEGRNRITGRIADSSFIGVSTQYVVDSPVCPEFEVYAQNIDRDPRLMPGAEVVLHWNPAHTFGLDATQDIDAGTEEEAAV, from the coding sequence ATGAAGACCACCAAGGACACCAGCACGGCCGCCGCGCACGGCGGCGACGTCCGCCTCTCCGGCATCAGCAAGACCTACGGCTCCTTCACGGCCGTCCACCCGCTCGACCTGACCGTGCCGGAGGGCTCCTTCTTCGCCCTGCTCGGCGCCTCCGGCTGCGGCAAGACCACCACCCTGCGCATGATCGCCGGCCTGGAGGAGCCCTCCGCGGGCACCGTCCACCTCGGCGACCAGGACGTGACCGCCCTCCCGCCGTACAAACGGCCGGTGAACACGGTCTTCCAGTCCTACGCGCTCTTCCCGCACCTCGACATCTTCGAGAACGTCGCCTTCGGTCTGCGCCGGCGCGGCATCAAGAGCGTGAAGAAGCAGGTCGACGAGATGCTCGACCTCGTGCAGCTCGGCGAGCAGGCCCGCAAGAAGCCGCACCAGCTCTCCGGCGGCCAGCAGCAGCGCGTCGCCGTCGCCCGCGCCCTGATCAACCACCCCAAGGTGCTCCTCCTCGACGAGCCGCTCGGCGCGCTCGACCTGAAGCTGCGCCGCCAGATGCAGCTGGAGCTCAAGCGCATCCAGACCGAGGTCGGCATCACCTTCGTGCACGTCACGCACGACCAGGAGGAGGCCATGACCATGGCCGACCAGGTCGCCGTGATGAACGCCGGACGCGTCGAGCAGCTGGGCTCCCCGGCCGACCTGTACGAGAACCCGCGCACCACGTTCGTCGCCAACTTCCTCGGCTCCTCCAACTTCATCGAGGCCGAGATCGACTCCCGCGGCGGCGACGGCCTGGTCCTCAAGGCGGGCGGCGGCAAGCTGGTCCTCCCCGAGGCCCGCTGCTCCGCGCCGACGGCGACCGGCGGCAAGGTGCTGGTCGGCGTGCGCCCCGAGAAGATCTCCGTCACCCACGCCGACGAGGCCGGAGAGATACCCGAGGGCCGCAACCGCATAACCGGCCGCATCGCCGACTCCTCCTTCATCGGCGTCTCCACGCAGTACGTCGTCGACAGCCCCGTCTGCCCCGAGTTCGAGGTCTACGCCCAGAACATCGACCGCGACCCGCGGCTCATGCCCGGCGCCGAGGTCGTCCTGCACTGGAACCCGGCGCACACCTTCGGGCTCGACGCCACCCAGGACATCGACGCCGGCACCGAGGAAGAGGCGGCGGTCTGA
- a CDS encoding ABC transporter permease: MATLTEAPPPLSPAAPEKKAKPPRRRGRLVPYWLLLPGILWLLVFFALPMVYQASTSVQTGSLEEGYKVTWHFATYWDALSEYYPQFLRSVLYAGSATILCLLLGYPLAYLIAFRAGRWRNLIMILVIAPFFTSFLIRTLAWKTILADGGPVVDALNTLHVLDVTSWLGMTQGDRVLATPLAVVCGLTYNFLPFMILPLYTSLERIDPRLHEAANDLYARPVTTFRRVTFPLSMPGVVSGTLLTFIPATGDYVNADLLGSTDTRMVGNVIQSQFLRILDYPTAAALSFILMAAILVMVTVYIRRSGTEDLV; this comes from the coding sequence ATGGCGACCCTCACCGAGGCGCCCCCGCCTCTCAGCCCCGCCGCCCCCGAGAAGAAGGCGAAGCCGCCGCGCCGGCGCGGGCGTCTCGTCCCGTACTGGCTGCTGCTCCCCGGCATCCTGTGGCTGCTGGTCTTCTTCGCGCTGCCGATGGTCTACCAGGCCTCCACGTCCGTGCAGACGGGCTCCCTGGAGGAGGGCTACAAGGTCACCTGGCACTTCGCGACGTACTGGGACGCCCTGTCCGAGTACTACCCGCAGTTCCTGCGGTCGGTGCTCTACGCCGGCTCCGCGACGATCCTGTGCCTGCTCCTCGGCTATCCGCTCGCCTACCTCATCGCGTTCCGGGCGGGCCGCTGGCGGAACCTGATCATGATCCTGGTGATCGCGCCGTTCTTCACCAGCTTCCTGATCCGCACCCTCGCCTGGAAGACGATCCTCGCCGACGGCGGCCCGGTCGTCGACGCCCTGAACACGCTGCACGTCCTCGACGTCACGAGCTGGCTCGGCATGACCCAGGGCGACCGGGTGCTGGCCACCCCGCTCGCGGTCGTGTGCGGTCTGACGTACAACTTCCTGCCGTTCATGATCCTTCCGCTGTACACCTCGCTCGAGCGGATCGACCCGCGGCTGCACGAGGCGGCGAACGACCTGTACGCCCGGCCCGTCACCACCTTCCGCAGGGTCACCTTCCCGCTGTCGATGCCGGGTGTCGTCTCCGGCACCCTGCTGACCTTCATCCCGGCCACCGGCGACTACGTCAACGCCGACCTGCTCGGCTCCACGGACACCCGGATGGTCGGCAACGTCATCCAGTCGCAGTTCCTGCGCATCCTGGACTACCCGACGGCCGCGGCCCTCTCCTTCATCCTGATGGCCGCCATCCTCGTCATGGTCACCGTCTACATCCGCAGGTCCGGAACGGAGGATCTGGTCTGA